The Blautia hydrogenotrophica DSM 10507 genome window below encodes:
- a CDS encoding YoaK family protein, which yields MTKQMKKAVSADSNTDKAKKNQHYYLICERKWLYFVLIAVAGFWGAFTYLLRGDVFCNAQTGNVVLMGMALGTGHWMEGLYYLIPISAYMLGAFVSELLPNPIKHRLLVRWDTLLILIEMAVVLGIGFLPESAPVQISQVAINFIASMQYNTFRQAEGIPVATTFATNHIRQIGIGLAKEIRHRHTDEKSHRIKLKMHLKMLFFFAVGCIAGAFLSNHFLGKAIWATLLPLAFVFCVLLYADLVAEKSRIEEKPAGH from the coding sequence GTGACCAAACAAATGAAAAAAGCTGTGTCTGCGGACTCTAATACAGATAAAGCAAAAAAAAATCAACACTATTATTTGATCTGTGAACGGAAATGGCTCTATTTTGTCTTGATTGCCGTGGCAGGGTTTTGGGGAGCTTTTACTTATCTGCTCCGGGGGGATGTCTTTTGCAATGCGCAGACGGGAAATGTAGTTCTAATGGGAATGGCCTTAGGAACCGGGCATTGGATGGAAGGACTCTATTATCTCATTCCAATATCGGCGTATATGCTGGGGGCTTTTGTATCTGAGCTGCTGCCAAATCCCATTAAACACCGGCTTTTGGTACGGTGGGACACTTTGTTGATTTTAATTGAGATGGCGGTTGTTTTAGGCATCGGTTTCCTTCCAGAAAGCGCACCTGTGCAAATATCGCAGGTAGCCATTAACTTTATTGCTTCTATGCAGTATAATACTTTCCGTCAGGCGGAGGGAATTCCGGTGGCAACCACTTTTGCCACAAATCATATCCGTCAAATCGGCATTGGCCTTGCAAAGGAAATTCGTCATCGGCACACTGATGAAAAATCTCATCGGATTAAGCTGAAAATGCATCTGAAAATGCTGTTTTTTTTCGCTGTAGGCTGTATCGCAGGAGCTTTCCTATCCAATCATTTTCTGGGAAAAGCTATCTGGGCGACGCTACTCCCACTTGCCTTCGTTTTCTGTGTTCTACTTTATGCAGATCTTGTGGCGGAAAAATCCCGAATAGAAGAAAAACCTGCTGGCCATTGA